The region CTCGATCGCGCGCAGCAGGCGACGAACGCGGTGTTCGCGCATTTCCAGGCGATGCAGCGCGGGCTGCATGCGTGGCAGCCGTCGGAAATCACGCGCCTGAACCGGAGCATCGCCGCGGGCGAGCCGTTTCGCGCATCGCCCGCGACGGCCGAGATCCTGCGCGCCGCGCGCCGGCTGTCGCTCGACACGCAGGGGCTCTTCGAGCCCGGCATCGGGCGGCTCATTCGCCTGTGGGGCTTCCAGTCCGATCAGTTCCGCGTTGCGCCGCCGTCGCCCGACGCGGTGCGGCGCGAGCTCGCGCGCGGCGCGCGCATCGCCGATCTCGCGATCTCGCCCGACGGCGTCGTCACGAGCGCGAACCGCGCGGTCGCGATCGATCTGGGCGGCTTCGCGAAGGGCTGGGCGCTCGACGACGCGGCCGCGATCCTCAGGCGGCAGGGCATCGCCAACGCGCTGATCGACGTCGGCGGCAATCTGCTCGCGCTCGGCAGCAAGGGCGGCGCGGCCTGGCGCGTCGGCGTGCAGGACCCGCGCAAGCCCGGCACGCTCGCGACGCTCGAGCTGCGCGACGGCGAGGCGATCGGCACGAGCGGCGATTACGAGCGCTTCTTTCAGGCGGAGGGCGTGCGCTACTGCCACCTCATCGATCCGCGCAGCGGCTTTCCCGCCGTGCAAAGCGAGGCGGTGACCGTGCTCGTCGCGCCCGGCCCGCACGCGGGCGCGCTGTCCGACGGCGCGAGCAAGCCGCCGTTCATCGCGGGGCGCGCGGCGATGCCGCTCGCGCGCCGGCTCGGCGTGCAGGCCGTGCTGATCGTCGATGCGCAGGGGCGCGTGTGGGCGACCGACGCGATGGCCGCGCGCGCGCGCTTCGCCGATCCGGCGCTGCGCGCCGCCCGGCTCGACTAACACGACGGAGCGCCGCCCGCGATGACGAACGCAACACATGAACCGCGCGAACCGCATGAGCTGCACGAACCGCGAGAATCGCACGCTCCCTGCATCGACTTGCAAGACGTGAGCCTGCAGCGCGGCGGCCGCGCGATCCTGCAGCGCGTGCGGGTCACGATCGGGTACAGCGAACTGGTCGCGATGGTCGGCTTGAACGGCGCGGGCAAGACTTCGCTGCTGTCGCTCGTCGCGACGCTCGCGGCGCCGAGCGGCGGGCGCATCTTCGTCGACGGCTTCGACGCGCTCGCGCAGCCCGCGCGCGTGCGCGAGCGCATCGGCGTCGTGTTTCAGGAATCGGCGCTCGAGCCGCGGCTCACCGCGCGCGAGAACCTGTGGTTCATCGCGCGTTGCCAGGGCGTGACCGGGCGCGCCGCGCACACGCGCGTGGACGCGCTGCTCGAGGCGCTCGGTCTTCGCGCGCACGCGGCGACGCTCGTGCGCCGGCTCTCGGGCGGCGAGCGCCGGCGGCTCGAGCTCGCGCGCGCGCTCGTCGCGCAGCCGCGCGTGCTGCTGCTCGACGAGCCGACGCTCGGCCTCGACGTGGCCGCGCGCGACGCGTTCTGGGCCGAGATCAAGCGGCTCGTCGCCGACGGGCGCACGGTGCTCTGCTCGACCCATCATACCGACGAGGCGTGCGACGCCGACCGCGTCGTCGTGCTCGATCGCGGCGAGCTGGTCGCGCTCGGTTCGTGGCGTGCGATGCGCGCGCCCGTGCCCGGCGTGATCCGGCTGCGCGTGCCGGACATCGACGCGGCGCGCCGCTGGCTCGCCGAGCACGGCTATCCGTTCGAAGTCGACGCGCAAGGCATCGCGGTCGCGGGCGCCGATCCGCAGGCGGTGCTGCCGGCGCTGCTGCGGCAGATGCCGTGCCGCGTGCTCGGCGCCGATATCGCCGCGCCGGGGCTGAAGGATGTCGTCGGCCACTGGATCGCCGCGCGCCGCGGCGGCGACGCCGCGCCACGTTTCGCCGGGCGGCCCGCATGAGCGCCGTCGCCGCGATCGTCTGGTTCGACCTCAAGCGCTTCTGGGCGTCGCCGCTGCGCATCCTGTTCGGGCTCACGCAGCCGCTGCTGTATCTGTTCGTGCTCAGCGCGGCGCTCAGAAGCGGCACGTACGCGGAGATCGGCGGCTATCAGGCGTACATCTTTCCGGGCGTGGTCGGGCTGTCGCTGATGTTCAGCGCGATCTCGGCCGCGGTCGGCATCGTGCACGATCGGCAAACGGGTTTGCTGAACGCGCTGCTCGTGTCGCCCGTGCGCCGCGTCGACATCGCGCTCGGCAAGATCGGCGCGGGCGCGCTGCTCGCCTGGCTGCAGGCGCTGCTGTTGCTGCCGTTCTCGCCCGCGATCGGAATCGGGCTCACCGCGCCGCGCCTCGCGCTGCTCGTCGCGGCGATGGCGTTCGCCGCGCTCGCGTTC is a window of Burkholderia mallei ATCC 23344 DNA encoding:
- a CDS encoding FAD:protein FMN transferase, whose translation is MPGLKKLVGSSLALAVVVTLTAWLALRSPQVYVQGTYVFGTRVQLALYGVPLDRAQQATNAVFAHFQAMQRGLHAWQPSEITRLNRSIAAGEPFRASPATAEILRAARRLSLDTQGLFEPGIGRLIRLWGFQSDQFRVAPPSPDAVRRELARGARIADLAISPDGVVTSANRAVAIDLGGFAKGWALDDAAAILRRQGIANALIDVGGNLLALGSKGGAAWRVGVQDPRKPGTLATLELRDGEAIGTSGDYERFFQAEGVRYCHLIDPRSGFPAVQSEAVTVLVAPGPHAGALSDGASKPPFIAGRAAMPLARRLGVQAVLIVDAQGRVWATDAMAARARFADPALRAARLD
- a CDS encoding ABC transporter ATP-binding protein, whose amino-acid sequence is MTNATHEPREPHELHEPRESHAPCIDLQDVSLQRGGRAILQRVRVTIGYSELVAMVGLNGAGKTSLLSLVATLAAPSGGRIFVDGFDALAQPARVRERIGVVFQESALEPRLTARENLWFIARCQGVTGRAAHTRVDALLEALGLRAHAATLVRRLSGGERRRLELARALVAQPRVLLLDEPTLGLDVAARDAFWAEIKRLVADGRTVLCSTHHTDEACDADRVVVLDRGELVALGSWRAMRAPVPGVIRLRVPDIDAARRWLAEHGYPFEVDAQGIAVAGADPQAVLPALLRQMPCRVLGADIAAPGLKDVVGHWIAARRGGDAAPRFAGRPA
- a CDS encoding ABC transporter permease produces the protein MSAVAAIVWFDLKRFWASPLRILFGLTQPLLYLFVLSAALRSGTYAEIGGYQAYIFPGVVGLSLMFSAISAAVGIVHDRQTGLLNALLVSPVRRVDIALGKIGAGALLAWLQALLLLPFSPAIGIGLTAPRLALLVAAMAFAALAFSALGLALALPFRSVIVFPVVSNTLLLPMFFLSGGLYPLDLAPDWIRAAAAFDPAAYGVDLMRGVLSAQYAIAPSRSIAALAACLVVAGTLVVRGVGRQHA